Below is a genomic region from candidate division WOR-3 bacterium.
CAATTGATGAACTTGGGCTTGATGTTATTTTTGCAAGTGTTCAAAAGTGTTTTGCACTGCCTCCTGGTTTAACTGTTACTGTTGTAAGTGAAAGAGCACTTGAAAAATCAAAAGAGATAAATGATAGAGGTTATTATTTTGATTTTCTTGAAATGAAAAAGTATTATGATGAAAGGAAACAGACTCCTGCAACTCCAGCAATTTCCCTTCTTTTTGCTTTTGATTATCAACTTGATAAAATGTTAAAAGAGGGAATGAAAGAGAGGTTCTTAAGACATTTAAAAATGGCTGAAAGGGTTAGAAATTGGGTCAAGGAAAGGGGATTTGAAATATTCCCTGAGAAGGGTTATGAGAGTAATACAGTTACTGTAATAAAAAATAACAAAAATGTTGATGTTCCCTCAATGATTGAGAAATTAAAGGAAAGGGGATTTAAGATTGCAAACGGATATGGAAAACTTAAAAATATAACTTTTAGAATAGGTCATATGGGTGATTTAACTTTAGAAGAAATTGATGAACTTTTAAAAAATATGGATGAGGTTTTAAAGTGAAGAATTATAGAATAGAAAAGGATAGTTTAGGTGAAGTTAAAGTTCCTTTTGATAAATATTACGGTGCCCATACACAGAGAGCTTTAGAAAATTTTTCTGTTTCTGAATTTAATTTTTCCTTTGAGTTTATAAAGGCATTATCTCTTATTAAGATATGTGCTGCTGAGGTTAATTATGAACTTGGAAATTTAGAAGAGAGTTTATATAAATCAATAGTTAAGGCAGGAGAGGAAATTTATGAAGGAAAACTAAAGGATAATTTTCCCCTTGATATATTTCAGACTGGTTCTGGAACAAGCACAAATATGAATATAAATGAAGTAATTGCTGGAAGGGTTAATGAGATTCTGACAGGAAAAAGGGGTGGAAAAAATCCCTGTCATCCGAATGATCATGTTAATATGGGGCAATCTTCAAATGATGTTATTCCATCAGCAATGCAGATTGCTTCAAGAATTTTGCTTGATGATTTAGTTTATGAAATTAAAAATTTTATAAAAATTTTAAAATTAAAGGAAAGGGAATTTAAAAAGGTTATAAAGATAGGAAGGACCCATTTGCAGGATGCTGTTCCAATGACCCTTAGACAGGAATTTTCAGGTTATCGTTCTCAGATAGAGAGTAATCTTAGAAGAATTAAGAGAGTTTTTAAAAATCTTGAGCAATTGCCCCTTGGAGGAACAGCAATAGGAACAGGGATTAATTCTCATCCTGAATTTGGGAAGAGAATATGTAGAAAAATATCAGAAAGAACGGGAATAAAATTTAAGGAGGCAAAAAACAAATTTGAGTATATAGCAGGAAGAGATTGTATGGTGGAGTTAATGGGTGCTTTGAATACACTTGCAGTAAGTTTAATGAAGATTTCAAATGATATAAGACTTCTTTCAAGTGGTCCTATGACAGGTTTTAATGAGATAGAGCTTCCTGCTCTTCAGGCTGGTAGTTCAATAATGCCTGGAAAAGTAAATCCTGTTATTCCTGAAATGATGATTCAGGTATGTGCTTTTATTCATGGTGCTTACAATTCTGTTGTAATAGGTGCAGAGACTGGTCCTCTTGAACTCAATATGATGATGCCTCTTATTGCTTTTCTATCAATAAATTCTATAAAGATTTTGAAAAATGCTATTAGGATTTTTGGAGAAAAATGCATAAAAGGAATAAAGGCAAATGAGGATGTTTGTAAAAGGTATGCAGAGATGAGTTTTGCTTTAATAACACCTCTTGCAAAAAGGATAGGTTATGATAAGGCTTCTTATATTGTTATGAAAGCAAAGAAAGAAAGAAAAACCTTAAAGGAGGTTTTGAAGGAAGAAAAAATTCTTGATGAAAAGGAAATTGAAGAGATATTAAATCCCTTTAAAATGATTTAAAGATGATTTATAATAATCTTACGGAAACAGTAGGCGCAGGTTTTAACTGCGGAATAAAATCTCCAGGTTTTACAATAAATTATGGTAATAAATGTTAAAAAAATTTAAAAAAATTTAAAAAATGGTAGGCGCAGGCTTTAGCCTGCGAAATCTTGCTTTTTTTTGGAAAGTTGAGGGTGGGGGAGGTATGAGGAAGGATGGAAATAATATTTT
It encodes:
- a CDS encoding class II fumarate hydratase, coding for MKNYRIEKDSLGEVKVPFDKYYGAHTQRALENFSVSEFNFSFEFIKALSLIKICAAEVNYELGNLEESLYKSIVKAGEEIYEGKLKDNFPLDIFQTGSGTSTNMNINEVIAGRVNEILTGKRGGKNPCHPNDHVNMGQSSNDVIPSAMQIASRILLDDLVYEIKNFIKILKLKEREFKKVIKIGRTHLQDAVPMTLRQEFSGYRSQIESNLRRIKRVFKNLEQLPLGGTAIGTGINSHPEFGKRICRKISERTGIKFKEAKNKFEYIAGRDCMVELMGALNTLAVSLMKISNDIRLLSSGPMTGFNEIELPALQAGSSIMPGKVNPVIPEMMIQVCAFIHGAYNSVVIGAETGPLELNMMMPLIAFLSINSIKILKNAIRIFGEKCIKGIKANEDVCKRYAEMSFALITPLAKRIGYDKASYIVMKAKKERKTLKEVLKEEKILDEKEIEEILNPFKMI
- a CDS encoding alanine--glyoxylate aminotransferase family protein, producing the protein MERKKLFIPGPTEVREEVLEAQRKWMIGHREKDFSILYERVIEKLRKVLETKNFVTIFTSSATGVMEGSIRNLVKRSLLSTVCGAFSQRWMDIAKRCGKEVDVIEVDWGKAIKPFMVERELKNKKYEAILITHNETSTGVTNPLKEICEVVRNVSPDTLILVDAVSSLAGIEIPIDELGLDVIFASVQKCFALPPGLTVTVVSERALEKSKEINDRGYYFDFLEMKKYYDERKQTPATPAISLLFAFDYQLDKMLKEGMKERFLRHLKMAERVRNWVKERGFEIFPEKGYESNTVTVIKNNKNVDVPSMIEKLKERGFKIANGYGKLKNITFRIGHMGDLTLEEIDELLKNMDEVLK